In Rhodamnia argentea isolate NSW1041297 chromosome 5, ASM2092103v1, whole genome shotgun sequence, the DNA window AAGCAGAGCCTTGATGCCAAAGAACCTCCGATCCCAGACCGACTCGTACAATACCTAAGATTGGATGGTCGAAATCGCATGCAGGAAAAGTAAGTAGCATAGGAAAGTCGGAAACGAGTATCTTGGCTATTAATTATATATGAGGCGAGTCATGGCGGAGGAGGGCGCAGCGGCCCTGAGCATTATCGGGGATGGCTAATTGAACTTTGAAAAGAAAGAACGGACATGCGATCGACTTCTTCTTCGACTGTGGACGGTGACAGTGAAGGTCTTGGTGGATTGTGCATTTGTGACTGCAGAGAATGATGGCCATTGTTGAACGTAAATCATGCACGATACCCAGCGATGCACCAAACGCGATGGGATTCCCCTTAGGGCGAGCCGCTGCTTTGCAAGAAACGTCATAACGACAGAGTTTCTCCTTGAATCTAACCAAAGTAAATGGAGCTCTTACATCCTGTCCTCAAGACAGGACATCGTCCGGAGACTGCCATGATTCTCATTCACAAGCATTACCTGCATGACAAGAGCGTCCAGAGAATGATGCTTTTAGCAGGTTCAGATGCAGAGCAATTCATCAACAGCGGAGAGCAGAGCAATTAATCATACCGCCTTCTAGAAACCCTGTTCTTACCTGCAATAACAATGTTTCCAAGGGGTTACACCATTATCTGAATGCGTCAAATTATGGCGATTCTAACAGGCGGGGGGAATCGCCCAATAGACGCCGTGAGTAAAATCGCAGATCTCCTCCTGCTTTGATGCAAACATTCCACCAAGCTTCCGATCAAACTAGACAGGACTTCCACCTCGACAATCAGCTCCTGTGGAGGCGATAAATTGAAGTCCTTGATTTTCTAGACCAGATGACTCTTTCATGCGGCGGTGGAGGCCCTGTACATCTCCATCAGATGCGGAACTCGTTCCAGGTGCTTCATCACGTATTTCTCCAAGAACATCTTCTCAGATAGTTGGAACGGCTTTACAATGGAATTTTGCTTTTTAAGGAGGCCCTTGGACCGCAGAACTGTAATCACACCATGCCTTGGACGAAGCCTTTTGTCGACTGAAAACTGAAGAAGCAAAGGCTTACCGAAGATAACCTCCCGAGCTATCGATGCGGtgttcaaataaaaatcaactGTCCTCCTAATCTTCTCTTCGGAAAGAGCCAAACAGGACGGGCGACGCACAAACATGGACCAGCACTCCTCTTGCGACCAACCCAAACTCTTGAAATTGTCGACCTTCTTATGCCAAGTCGACTCATTCATCGACAACATCACCCTGAGACAGTGTATGAATTTCGCCGAGGATGGTTCCATCCCGAGACGCTTGACGGCTTTAACAGCAGAAGCCATCTTCTCAACCTTTGTCACTAATGTCCTAGGTTGATACAGCATCAGAATCCCTACATCATCAAATCTCACTCCCTCCTTCATCAGGAGATCGATATTAGGTTCCAATAAATACTTGCGGTCTACAGTTAAAAGCCAGGAACAGCGCTTAATCGCAATATCCAACGCATTGGAGGTCGTCAGATACTTCTTAAGGAAATCAATCTGTGGCTTATAGTACGAATCCAAGCTTCTACCAAAAAACCTACTGTTCCCAGCAATTGCGCCGAGCAAGACCGAATCCGACACTCCGATCTCATCACGGAAATACTCTAATTTTGGCTTGAGATTCGATTCCACATTCGACAGGAGGAGCGACGGCCCGTTAATGACCAATTTCACTATCTGCGCTTTGCCGAATCCGCAGGAACGCAGGAACTTGATCACGGAATCGGCTCTTTCGACGCCGTTTCGGCGGGCACCGAGTTTCTGGGAGACGGAAAGGGCGGATTCCAAAGGAAGACCAAGCGACTTCACAAGACAATCAATCAGCGgcagcgacgacgacgacgaacaAGACAACGCGGCCGATGTTCCCAGGAAGCGCTTTAGGGAGAGCAAGAAGAGATTTTTAGCGGAAACTTTGAACATTTCGGGGGCAGAAGCCGGTGCGATGCGCGAAAATCGCTCAAGGGTTCGTGCGAAATGGAGGTCGAACTTACCTCAGTCCGCGACCGTGAGAACTGAGAAGTGATTGTTCCTCTGCTAATGCGATTCGGACATCTGATGTTTCATGGCCGCCGGCTCTTCTGCTTTGTGGAAAAGGCAGATTGGGATTCTGTGTTTTAGGGTTTCCGTTTCGCCAATGCGTATCCGTTGAAGCgcgcgcgcgctctctctctctctctcctcgtcctttc includes these proteins:
- the LOC125315056 gene encoding uncharacterized protein LOC125315056; its protein translation is MFKVSAKNLFLLSLKRFLGTSAALSCSSSSSLPLIDCLVKSLGLPLESALSVSQKLGARRNGVERADSVIKFLRSCGFGKAQIVKLVINGPSLLLSNVESNLKPKLEYFRDEIGVSDSVLLGAIAGNSRFFGRSLDSYYKPQIDFLKKYLTTSNALDIAIKRCSWLLTVDRKYLLEPNIDLLMKEGVRFDDVGILMLYQPRTLVTKVEKMASAVKAVKRLGMEPSSAKFIHCLRVMLSMNESTWHKKVDNFKSLGWSQEECWSMFVRRPSCLALSEEKIRRTVDFYLNTASIAREVIFGKPLLLQFSVDKRLRPRHGVITVLRSKGLLKKQNSIVKPFQLSEKMFLEKYVMKHLERVPHLMEMYRASTAA